In Rutidosis leptorrhynchoides isolate AG116_Rl617_1_P2 chromosome 6, CSIRO_AGI_Rlap_v1, whole genome shotgun sequence, the DNA window aaatttcaagtcaactatgcatgtgaatttaatataatatataattaattatataaattaaatatattatatttataattaattaatatgtcgacaaactagaagttaaacgtTCCTGAGCTGGATTAATaggccaagcgatcgcatggccaatgctcatcaaacccatgcgatcgcatgggggagcTGGTGATAAAATGTGCTATAAAAGCACTCGATCTGGTTCCAGTTTTGTCAATCTATATCTCTCGATATCTCtctctatgtatatatttatatattattattattattattattattattattattattattattaatcttatcattattagtagtattagtattattattatttatacataaaatactacgacgaggtcatgagcatgacactttcaaaactggttttcaaatgggatagagctaagaaaactatgggttatagctatggaggttatgggtaatattcatgggtattgttcgcaagtcaaacctagtgtttatcatctctgttgcgtctacgtactttcctgcaatattgaatcacaatattgatacgttgagatctacggttatttggtattccaagtttcggttacatttcggtgaacgactttatgtgctgctaaggtgagtttcatttgctccctttttaattgcttttgcaatctatatttttgggctgagaatacatgcactttattttaaacgcaatggatacaagtacatactaaattctacaccgaatttgaaccgaaaatcctttagctttggtaactagtaactgccggttataagaacttgtgggcgcgagtagttataaatggatccatagggcttgacatccccgtctgttccaggtatagaaaccctagcctgaactataaaacagacgtatgctatttgagtttagtacacgttggattgcgtgtattgtacatgttggttgcatgtatgttaaaacaggggtacttattatatatacgttaaagtttagttaccagggtgctcaatttcttagaatattttgataaacgtttgtggatgaaacaactgaaatcttgtgatccacctttatgtacagattatgcaaaacattaaaactatgaactcaccaacctttgtgttgacacttgttagcatgtttattctcaggttccctagaagtcttccgctgtttgcttatatgttagacaagctatgtgcatggagtcttacatgacatattttacaAGAAAACGTtgaattcaccaaatcatcaccatgtatcttattttgactgcattgtcaacggaagtactattgtaaactattatttacggtgattgtctatatgtagaaatcatcagatgtcgaaaaccattgatttaaatattcatttatggtgtgccttttcaaaagaatgcaatgtttacaaaacgtatcatatagaggtcaaatacctcgcaatgaaatcgatgaatgacgtgttcgtccatatggatttggagcgatcgtcacaggtggtggaggttcaaaaccgaaaccaacaCTTTGTGGGTCTCGGTGATTCGTAGCATTTATGGTTCTAATGGAGGACTTGTGATTGGTAACGGGCCTGCCCTTAACCCAAGCGCTAGTCTTTGGTCTTTTATTTGTGATGCAGAAAAACACGTTGATGGGCTAGGGATCCCCTTCTCTAGTTCATTTACTCGCGCAATTGGAAATGGAGCGGACACAATGTTTTGGGATGACACTTGGATCGGGAACGTTTGCTTCAAAGAAAGATTCAACAGGCTATTTTGACTTTCACTTGACAAAAAAGCAACAGTGCAAGAGATGGTTCATAACTCAAATGGTGGGCTGTCGGTTGGCTGTTCTTGGGCCCTTGAGCCCACTAGGCGAACTGCAGCAGAACTTCAAGAGTTGCGTGGGCTAATTCAGCCCATTAAGCTGGTTAGCGAAAAACAAGATGGGTGGCAGTGGGCACTAGACGAAAACAAGGGGTACACGGTTATGGTAATGTCCAAACTCATTGATAGTATCACATTGGTTCGTGAAAATTCGGCGGTAGAGACCTTGCGTAACAGATTAGTTCCAAAAAAAGTGGAGATCTTCATTTGGCGAGCGAGAAGGGGGCGCATTCCGGTTAGACTTGAACTAGACAAAAGGGGTATTGACTTACATAGCGTGAGATGTCCGGTTTGTGATGGGGGTATAGAGTCGGTTGAACACATTCTTTTTTCTTGCCAATTCGCTCAAGAGGTGTGGTTAAAAGTTCTAAATTGGTGGGGATACAATACGTCAATTTTCGGCTTCGGCGACATCTTTAATGGGACTTTTGGTTCGCTAGCTACagacaacaaattttttttttgtggcaaGCGGTTTGTTGGATTGTTTGTTATTTGCTTTGGAAGAATCGTAATGAAAAGGTTTTCAAGAACAAAATTGGGGCGGTTCCTTCACTAATCTTGGAGATTCAAACCCTATCTTTCGACTGGCTTTCGAGGAGACAAAATCGACATAAGCTCGAGTGACATAATTGGTTTTCTAACTCCATATCGTGCTAGTTGCAATCTTTGCAACCTAATTCGTGTGTAGTTTTCTGTATTTTCTTGTTGTTTTTTAAGTGGCCAAAATGACACCTTTGTACTTATATCGTTGATTAATATAATTcctacttgcttttcaaaaaaaaaatcaggTTCGTGAGAGGGCCTTTCAAGGTGATTATATGTCAAAACGGTAGTAGAGTAGTTTGAGCTAGATTTGAAACTCTACTAGTTCGAGCTCGACACGACTTGTGCCGAGCCGATTTTGGGTTTCTCATGTAAACCAATGAACTTTCTCGTCTCATTTATACATTTAGGCTCAAGTATGTTTTTTCAGGTATATTTATCTCTAGAATTTTTCTAAGGTGCAGCTTTTGAGATTGTCGTTAAAGAGCATTAATGTACTGTAGAAAGTGATTAACTttacacatgtttttttttttccttctttttttgCACTTTAACGAGTTAGAAAAAAATCTgtcattattgattattgatattaaattaaaattttattttaaataaaataaaatttaatatttcatACTCCGTAGTTAAAACGAAAGTCGGAGTTTGACACTTTGACTAACGATGTTGGAATTAGATAGATTGTGTACCCAATCATCCATTTTTCATTGTATAATCGTATCCGTTCGCCCCACTATTATCAATTACCAATCCATCCTATTTCTTCTTCCCAACGCAACttcctttgttttttttttaaaccgttTGCTTCCGCGGGTTCCGTAACGAACCCTAGCCACCCAAATTCTTAATCCTTAAAACTCTATacgtatatttaataataatagtttttttaatattttaatcAAATAATGGCTGCGATGGCAAGTATATACAGAAGAGTTCTTCCATCTCCGCCTGCTATTGATTTCGCGTCTTCTCAAGGAAAGGTTGAGCCTTTTTCTCGTTTTCACTTTCAAATTAGGGTTTTTCACTTCATTAGTTGCGATTAAATTATTAATTTACTCCTTTATGGCTTCTAATTTTGTCTTTATTGTAGTATTTTCCGATGTATGAATTGATTCATGGATGGATTATGTTTGATTGGattataaaattagggtttccacTTTGTgtcatgatcatgatcatgatctGATGGATGTATCTGAGTAATAAAAGGATGAAATTAATTAACTTTGGAGATGAATTTTTTATGGTCATAATTTGCACATTGCCTATACTCATGTATGTATTTGTTCTGAATTTTCAGCAATTGTTCATGGAAGCCACTCAAGGTGGAACCATGGAAGGTTTCTTTAAGCTGATATCCTACTTTCAGACGCAGTCCGAACCTGCGTATTGCGGATTAGCTACCCTCGCCATGGTCTTGAATGCCCTTTCTATTGATCCTGGTAGAAAGTGGAAAGGTATTTATATCTATATCTGTTACAGTGAGATTTAATTGTAGCAGAATGTGATAATAATTTTCATCAATTGACATGCAAAAAGCTGTAAATTTCATGTTGATATAAGCTATTAATTGCTTTCAGGTCCATGGAGGTGGTTTGATGAATCTATGCTGGATTGTTGTGAGCCTTTAGATAAGGTTAAAGCCAAAGGCATTTCGTTTGGGAAGGTTGTGTGTTTGGCTCATTGTGCTGGAGCAAAGGTTGAAGCTTTTCGCACAAATCAAAGTAATGTCGATGAATTTCGCAAGCATGTTATTGCGTGTTCTACATCTGATGATTGCCATGTGATCTCATCATATAACAGAGCAACCTTTAAACAGGCATGTAAATGTAATTACCATGTCTGTTTACATAAATTGGAGATTAGTTATCCCGACCAATGCTGTTGTGATTAAAGGAGCTGATGTTAGTGCTTTATTTTTGTTAATTTTATTGCAGACAGGTAGTGGTCATTTTTCACCTATTGGTGGTTATCATGCCGGAACGGATATGGCGTTAATTTTAGATGTCGCACGTTTTAAATATCCTCCTCACTGGGTCCCACTGAATTTACTCTGGGAAGCCATGGATACCGTGGACGAGGCTAGTGGATCTCGCAGAgggtaattttatttatttatttatttatttgaattCTCTCTCATTTTTTGTTGTCTTGTTAACATGATAAAAGCACGTTGTGTAGTATAAAGGAGTCATCTTGATACATGATATTGCACGTAGTTTCTTGAATATGATTAATAAACTGATTTTTGGTATTATTATATTTCAGTTTCATGCTTGTATCCAGGCTTCAACGACCACCAGCATTACTTTATACCTTGGTACGTTCAAGCATTACTCATATGTGTTATGATGTGGCTTGTTTTAGATTTGTTTTTCTTGATTGTAAGTTATTAATTTAATCTTGAACTTGTTCTGGTCTTGTATTTTAACAATTTTGCAGAGTTGTAAGCATGATAGTTGGACTAATATTGCCAAGTACTTAGTTGATGATGTTCCAGTATTATTGAGTTCTACAAGTGTGAACAATGTGAAGGACGTTCTCTCAATCGTTTTTAATTCTCTTCCATTGAAATTTCTTGAATTTATCAAGTGGGTTGCAGAAGTTAGAAGAACAGAGGAGGGCGATCAAACATTAAGTCCAGAAGAGCAAGAAAGGCTTTCCATAAAGGTATTTTATTGCTATAGATGCAAAATGGGCGGGTTTGATAACCGGTCAAAATGGGTTGGTCAAGTAGGGCGGACCCGCTAATGCTTTGTATGGTGTTTCCATGTAGGGGGAGATTTTGAAACAAGTACAGGACACTGATCTATACAAGCACGTCACCGATTTCCTCTTCAGTGAGAAATCAGGGTGCCAGGGCCCACTGTGTTTGGGTCAACAAACCAGTTTGACTGATATAGCAGCCAGTGTATGTTGTCAGGGAGCATGGTTTTTGAAAGGAAATAGTGAAAACCCTAACGGGTTTTGTTGCGGGGAAGCACATGTATGTTGTATAAAAGCTAACGGTGACGTGCCCGTTACGGTTGTTTCTGGGACGGTTACGAACGGAATTGGTCAACAACATGTGGATATGTTGGTCCCTTCGTCTTCACAAAGTACAAGTGTATCTAGTTCTGGATTAACAAATTGTATTGGGAAACACCCGGCTAGCAACGATGTTCTTACGACACTTTTATTGGCTCTACCACCACAAACTTGGTCTGGAATTAAAGACGGTAATCTGTTGCAGGAAATTAATACAATTGTTTGTACGGACAATCTTCCTACTTTGCTTCAAGAAGAGGTACAGAACCACACTAAATTCTCATTCGTAGCTCTGCTAATCATGACTCGCGAGCTTAAGCACTTATTAGTAGTTGAGACTTGGTCTTATATCATTCGTCTCTTAGATGTTGATCTAGTGCGTTATTGCTTTACTTTGGGTGCGTTTGATTGCCTTCTATATGAATGGTTTCACACTGAATGCTGATGAACCGTTCAATATTCAATGCGTTTGTTATTTGACATATGAATGATAAATAATGTTAAGCCGTTCAGCCATTTATGCCAACTATTCAGAGTATATCTTCATTAAATTATATTTAGAACACTCATCAAATAActattttcttttgtttattcattttaaaggTTGATACATCAATTTTACATCATCTATAGACTTCATTCACATTGATTATCAAACAGGTTATTGTCGTTAAGAACTAAGCTCAATCAGAACCTTTGAATCATTCCGATTTTGAACCAGTCAACGTTTAGTTATTATGTTTTATTAAACTCACCCTTTGTGTGACTTGTATTAGGATCTTTCAGATTTTTGCAGTAGATGTAGAACGAAGTGAATGTGTTGAAGTAGTAAAAATACCTCTAGCATTGATACTCAAATTACTTGGCCTCCAAACTTTTTCAAAGTATTGGTATCCATGGCCCTATTGCCTTCATATAATGTGTTTGAAATGGTAAAGCTCTAATAAATATATCTTTAAATTGCAGATTATACACTTGCGTGGTCAGCTCTACGTTCTTAAGCGATGTAAAGATGATGAGGTAGAGGAAGATTTTTCTGCACCCTTCTCCTACCATCCTTCATAATAAGTATCCCCTGTATATTAAATTTTTTCTTGTAATAATATTGAATTATTGATCATAAAGCCCACTAAAACGGGTAGAATGATGCATGTTATAAATTTTAAATTACTTGTAAAATGCTATATCCATTCATCTCTGTTATAGGTCAAATATGAAGGAACAAATGATGATTTCAGGAATTCAGAACCGGTTATTGACAAGTCAAAGTTCATCCAACAAAGGTCAAACCTGCATAATCAAGGTGAGTTGTCATCATCGAGACAACGAGCACTTGATTGTTGCAGCAGACTTTCTGAGAGGTACGAAAGATCAGATCGACTATTGGGTGGGATCAAGAGCATTCTCACATGGCCTAAACCAATTGCTTATACATCCAACATTGGTTCAAGGTCTATATTTTCTGTAAATTATTTATCTCGTTAACAAAATCCGAACTTCGGTTTGCTAAAATGTTATTGTTCTTAGGCTGTGATCTTAGGTATTTTGTCCCAATATTCCACAAGGTAGCTCCCATTACTATTTAACTTTATTTATCTGTAATTAAAAGGAAATCAAATTCATCCTCACAACATTTTCTTGTTATAGTAGAGGAACAAAGTTTCATTATTAGCATTTTTTCCTTGTGTTTTTGGGTTAAGGATCATTCAAGTGTTCTCCGATGTTATATTTTTCGGGCCGGGATCATGAAAATGTTTTTCAATGTTCTGGTAAAACTATAGGTTGCTGTATCCAAGCAACCCGACATACATAATGGGCATCGAACAACCCGCGTTTAATTTCTGTTTGATTTATTTTGCACCATCTACATTTTCTAATGTGACAAGCTTGAATGATTTATACTATGAGGTTTGGCTATCTTGTGCCCTAAGGGCAGATGATAAGGATAATTAAATACTCGATGTTTCCTATATAACTCAAAGTTCATTTATTGAActcatttcatttccatttataCATTACTATTAATTAAGATTCACATTAACTttgtaaaattatatttcatttaaTGTGTGTATCATGTGCCCTTAGGCATTCTTTAATCAAACAGAAATTAAATAAACTAAATGACTCAAAAAATATTTTCAGCATTTGCGAAAATACTCCAAGATTGATTCAACCATGTGATAGCCTAAAAATTAAAATGATTTAACACTGGAAAACTTTAGCACAAATCAGAACACCTCAGGTTAAGTAGTCGGGTCCGTCTTGCGTTGTCCATTTGGTGTGTTTCCTTTCATTGTATTGTAATCAATTTTGTTTAGTTAGTTGGACTTTATGGTTTTTGAGTTGTTAGGAAGACTCGTTTATAGATAGTTGCTTTTTAGGTGCGAGCTTCCCCATTACACTCATCTTTTTGTAATCCTTGTTGAGGCCGTTTTCCTTGGGAAAATGACCTCGTTTTCTATATGGGTTTTTGTTTTTTCgccccaaaaaaaaaaataaaaaataaaaacgccTTAAACCAATGTTTTGCtttatttattttttcaaaaaGTGGAAAAAAAAAACCCCTTTGCTTACATTCAAAGGATAACATGATCAAGGTACAATATCTCATCTCATTGCAAAAGAATCAAAACATGAGGGGCACTCTTCATGATTTAAGCGCTTTAACCGCTTTCTCAGCGGCATCATCCAGATCCTCTGCTGTAATCAGTGTCATCCCACTTTCCTGTATACCCAAACACATTGTAAAATTTAAGTTTTTGTTCCTAGGAAACATCAAATAAGTCCAAATCGTTTAAAATGACTGAAACCTTTaatatttttttaaagaaaaatcaatatACCTTCAGGATCCTCTTTCCTTGATCGACGTTTGTGCCTTCAAGACGAACTACAACTGGTACCTTCAATGAAACCTGGGAACGACTAAATAGTTAGATCTTTCTGGTAAATTTATACCAAAACTCAAAGGTGGCAATTTCTATGCATATTCCTATAAATGGGTTGTTGATTTGACTTATGTTTGATCTCAAAAAGGTCCATctagtaaaataaataaaagagtgCAAAAGGAAACCGATCCAAAGTACGTTTTCAAATTATAAAACCTCCTAGAtcgttatatacatatatagatagaaattgttgaaaaaAATGGCTTTTGTAATCCAATTTGACACCCTAACTAATTGTAACAAGTGAGTGAAGATATCAGGTAAATCAGACTTACATGTTTAGCAGCGTTAACAATTCCACTAGCTATCACATCGCACTTCATTATTCCTCCAAATATATTCACCAATATTGCTTTCACTTTCTCATCTGATGTCAATATCTTGAAAGCCTCAACAACCTGCTCCATTTATTTTCACAACTATAAAAAATATGCATACAAGTGTTCAAAAGTTTAATTATTTTGTTTTCTACTTATAAAAAAAAGTACTTGCCTGCCCTTCAGAAGCATTACCACCTACGTCCAGAAAATTAGCAGGTGTCCCTCCATGCAACTTAATGATGTCCATGGTGGCCATTGCCAACCCAGCACCATTCACCATGCATCCTATTTCCCCATCCAAACCAATATAATTTAAATCTGCTTTTGCAGCTGCAACCTGTTGAAATTGAGTACCAACAAAACTAGCATTAACCACAACTCATCATTTTTTGTCTAGAGGTGCTCCTTCATGTAACTTAAGGGTTGACATGGTTGTGTTTGATCTCAAACGGGTCAAATTCTGGTCAAATGAGTTGAAAGTCGCCTAAACCCTAAGTATACTTCTAAGGCATACAACCTACTTGTTTGTTATCATTGCTCATACCATAAAAATTACATCTTTCTTGAGTTTTGTTCACAGATGACCATGTCATAAAACTATAGAAAATGAAATTATGtattcataattaatatttattcaaaGACAATGAATTAGTTATACCTCACGAGGATCCTCTTGCGTTGGATCACGAAGAGCAAAAATCTCTTTTTGACGGTAAGCAGCATTATCATCAAAGTTTAGCTTTGCATCAGCAGCTACCAACTTGTTATCAGAAGTCTCAGCAATGGGGTTGATCTGAAGGAGTAATTTCAAACTTAACACCAAAATACAAAATAGTTGTCACCAAACAAATGAAAATACAAATTCTGTATAGATGTAACGCTTACCTCTAACTGTGTGCAATCGGATTCACTGAAAAGGGTATACAACTTCTTCACCTGTTCGATTGAAGCGGCTCTGTCAGCTACCTTTGGAGCAAGGCCATCTACAACTTTGGCAGCATCTTCATCTGTAATGCCTTTGAAAACATCAATAGGTACCTGCgaaaagtcaacttggtcaaacAAAAGTGGGTCCCCACATAAGGATGACAAGAAAACATGGTGTCAAAAAAAGACATACTTTAATGATCATGTCAGGGTATTTTTCTGCAAGGTCTTCAATGCTGGTTCCACCCTCTCGGCAGGCAATGATAAGCTTAAGAAGCAagaatagatatataaatatataattcctATTTTAAGACTAATAATATGAAAATGTAGGTGCAATTACTCAAGTAATAGCAAACATCGTTGACAGAATTAATATATAATTCCTATTTTAAGGAGAAGGTAAAAGAA includes these proteins:
- the LOC139852457 gene encoding succinate--CoA ligase [ADP-forming] subunit beta, mitochondrial is translated as MVRGLLNKLATKSITIAGKWQQQQLRRLNIHEYQGAELMSKFGINVPKGVAVSSVEEVRKVIQSTFPNEKELVVKSQILAGGRGLGKFTNGLQGGVHIVNIDQVEEIAGKMLGQTLVTKQTGPQGKVVSKVYLCEKVSLVNEMYFAITLDRTTAGPLIIACREGGTSIEDLAEKYPDMIIKVPIDVFKGITDEDAAKVVDGLAPKVADRAASIEQVKKLYTLFSESDCTQLEINPIAETSDNKLVAADAKLNFDDNAAYRQKEIFALRDPTQEDPREVAAAKADLNYIGLDGEIGCMVNGAGLAMATMDIIKLHGGTPANFLDVGGNASEGQVVEAFKILTSDEKVKAILVNIFGGIMKCDVIASGIVNAAKHVSLKVPVVVRLEGTNVDQGKRILKESGMTLITAEDLDDAAEKAVKALKS
- the LOC139851605 gene encoding glutathione gamma-glutamylcysteinyltransferase 1-like isoform X2 yields the protein MAAMASIYRRVLPSPPAIDFASSQGKQLFMEATQGGTMEGFFKLISYFQTQSEPAYCGLATLAMVLNALSIDPGRKWKGPWRWFDESMLDCCEPLDKVKAKGISFGKVVCLAHCAGAKVEAFRTNQSNVDEFRKHVIACSTSDDCHVISSYNRATFKQACSGHFSPIGGYHAGTDMALILDVARFKYPPHWVPLNLLWEAMDTVDEASGSRRGFMLVSRLQRPPALLYTLSCKHDSWTNIAKYLVDDVPVLLSSTSVNNVKDVLSIVFNSLPLKFLEFIKWVAEVRRTEEGDQTLSPEEQERLSIKGEILKQVQDTDLYKHVTDFLFSEKSGCQGPLCLGQQTSLTDIAASVCCQGAWFLKGNSENPNGFCCGEAHVCCIKANGDVPVTVVSGTVTNGIGQQHVDMLVPSSSQSTSVSSSGLTNCIGKHPASNDVLTTLLLALPPQTWSGIKDGNLLQEINTIVCTDNLPTLLQEEIIHLRGQLYVLKRCKDDEEFRTGY
- the LOC139851605 gene encoding glutathione gamma-glutamylcysteinyltransferase 1-like isoform X1, encoding MAAMASIYRRVLPSPPAIDFASSQGKQLFMEATQGGTMEGFFKLISYFQTQSEPAYCGLATLAMVLNALSIDPGRKWKGPWRWFDESMLDCCEPLDKVKAKGISFGKVVCLAHCAGAKVEAFRTNQSNVDEFRKHVIACSTSDDCHVISSYNRATFKQACSGHFSPIGGYHAGTDMALILDVARFKYPPHWVPLNLLWEAMDTVDEASGSRRGFMLVSRLQRPPALLYTLSCKHDSWTNIAKYLVDDVPVLLSSTSVNNVKDVLSIVFNSLPLKFLEFIKWVAEVRRTEEGDQTLSPEEQERLSIKGEILKQVQDTDLYKHVTDFLFSEKSGCQGPLCLGQQTSLTDIAASVCCQGAWFLKGNSENPNGFCCGEAHVCCIKANGDVPVTVVSGTVTNGIGQQHVDMLVPSSSQSTSVSSSGLTNCIGKHPASNDVLTTLLLALPPQTWSGIKDGNLLQEINTIVCTDNLPTLLQEEIIHLRGQLYVLKRCKDDEVKYEGTNDDFRNSEPVIDKSKFIQQRSNLHNQGELSSSRQRALDCCSRLSERYERSDRLLGGIKSILTWPKPIAYTSNIGSRSIFSVNYLSR